The sequence CTTGCCTAACCACGGCGGCAAACCTTCCTCTCGACCGAGCATCGCACCATGGGCTTCAAATGCGGCATCGTCGGCCTGCCGAACGTCGGCAAGTCGACCCTCTTCAACGCTCTGACGCAGACGGCGGCGGCGCAGGCGGCCAACTACCCGTTCTGCACCATCGAGCCGAATGTCGGCGACGTCGCCGTGCCCGACCCCCGGTTGGAGACGCTGGCGAAGATCGCCGGCTCGCAGCAGATCATCCCGACCCGCCTGACCTTCGTCGACATTGCCGGCCTGGTGCGCGGCGCCTCCAAGGGCGAGGGCCTCGGCAACCAGTTCCTCGCCAATATCCGCGAATGCGACGCCATCGCCCATGTGGTGCGCTGCTTCGAGGATTCCGACGTCACCCATGTCGAGGGCAAGCTGGCGCCGGTCTCCGACATCGAGACCATCGAGACCGAGCTGATGCTCGCCGACCTCGAAAGCCTGGAAAAGCGCGCCGGTGCGCTGGAGAAGAAGGCCAAGGGCGGCGACAAGGACGCCAAGGAACTGCTCGACCTGATGACCCGCGCCCTCGTGCTGCTGCGCGAAGGCAAGCCGGCGCGCCTCGTCGAGGTGAAGCCCGAGGAGGAGAAGGCCTTCCGCATGCTCGGCCTGCTGTCCTCCAAGCCCGTGCTCTATGTCTGCAATGTCGAGGAAGCCTCGGCGAAGAACGGCAATTCCCTTTCCGCCGAAGTGTTCGCCCGCGCGGCGGAGGAAGGCGCCAAGGCCGTCGTCGTCTCGGCCAAGATCGAGAGCGAGATCGCCGTGCTGCCGGCCGAGGAGCAGAAGGACTATCTCGAGGCCATCGACCTTGAGGAGCCCGGCCTCAACCGCATCATCCGCACCGGCTACGAGTTGCTGAAGCTGGTGACCTATTTCACCGTCGGCCCGAAGGAAGCCCGCGCCTGGACCATCACGTCGGGCACCAAGGCGCCGGGCGCCGCCGGCGTCATCCATACCGACTTCGAGAAGGGCTTCATCCGCGCCGAGACCATCGCCTTCGACGACTATGTGAAGGGCAATGGCGAGGCGGGCGCGCGCGATGCCGGCCGGCTGCGGCTGGAAGGCAAGGAATATGTCGTCGCCGATGGCGACGTGCTGCATTTCCGCTTCAACAACTGAGCCCTGCCCGACGCTGGACCCGCTCGCGACCGCGCCGGCGCCCCTGCGCGCTTGACCTTCACGCCGCTCTCGCCTGTCATGACGAGGGTGCGCGTGAGGGAGTTCGACCGCCAATGCTCTTCTGGGAGGATTTTCAGGAGGGCCATGTCGCGACCAGCGGTCGCTACGTGGTCGGGCGCGAGGAGATCGTGGCCTTCGCGCACGACTACGACCCGCTGCCCATCCATCTCGACGATTCCGCCGCCGAGGCGACGCGGCTCGGCGGGCTTTCCGCCTCCGGCTGGCACCTGTGCTGCATCTTCATGCGCCTCGCCGCCGACGGCTTCCTGAACGGCTCCGACTGCCTCGGCTCGCCGGGCCTCGACGAGGTGCGCTTCCTGAAGCCCGTGCATCCCGGCACCGTGCTGAGCCTGCGCCGCGAGGTGCTGGAGACCCGCTCGTCGAAGAGCCGACCTGAAATGGGCCTCGTCCGCTTCCGCTTCGAGCTGGTCGACGCCGCCGGCGCGGTGATGGCGGACCTCGTGGGCACCGTGCTGTTCGGCCGGCGCAATCCCGGCTTCCGGCCGATCTGAGGGGGCACGATGCGGTTCTTCGAGGATATCGAGATCGGCGCCGTCACGCGGCTCGGCTCCTACAGCTTCACGGAAGGCGAGATCGTCGCCTTCGCCCGCGCCTGGGACCCGCAGGCGTTCCATCTCGACGCGGCGGCGGGGGCGCGCACCCATTTCGGCGGCCTCGTCGCCTCCGGCTGGCAGAGCGTGGTGGTGAGCGCGAGGCTGCGGGCGCAGGCTTGGGCGCGCGATCACGAGAACCTGGCGCGGGCGGGCCTGCGGGCGCCGCGCATCGGCCCCTCCCCCGGCTTCAAGGACCTGAAATGGCTGCGCCCGGTGCGGCCGGGCGACACGCTCACCTTCGAAAGCGAGGTGACGGCGAAGAAGCCGAGCACCACGCGCCCGGAATGGGGCCTCGTCTTCACCCGCGAGACCGGCACCGACCAGCACGGCCGCCTCGCCTTCGAGCTGACCAACTGCATCTTCGTCGAGCGGCTGGAGGCGTGAGGCAAGTGCGGGCCGTCTAGGCGGACGTCTTCCCGGCCTTATCGGGCGCCGCCCCTTTCCCACGTCCCCCAACGCAAAAGGGCCCCTCTCGGGGCCCTTCGCATATCTGTATCCGGCGGGAGAGCGTGGCTCAGTGCCCGACGCTCTTCCAGACCTTCTTCTTGGTGAAGTAGAGCAGCCCGGCGAAGATGATCAGGAAGATGAACACCTGGAAGCCGATGCGCTTGCGGGCCTCGAGATGCGGCTCGGCGACCCACATCATGAAGGCGGTCACGTCGCGCGAATACTGATCGGTGGTCTCCGGCGTGCCGTCGGTGTAGGTCACCTGGCCGTCCGAGATCGGCTGCGGCATCTTGATGGCGTGGCCGGGGAAGTACGCGTTGTAATGCGCGCCTTCCGGCACGGTGAAGCCTTCCGGCGGCTCCTTGTAGCCGTTCAGCAGGGCGTGGATGTAGTCCGGCCCCTGCTCCTGATACTGGGTCACGATGTCGATCAGGAAACCCGGGAAGCCCACCTCATAGGTGCGCGCCTTGGCGAGCGTCGAGAAGTCCGGCGGATAGGCGCCGCCATTCGAGGCGCGCGCGGCCTGCTCGTTCGGGAAGGGCGAGGGCCAGTGGTCGGACAGGCGGCCGGGCCGGTCGAACATGTCGCCGGCGTCGTTCGGCCCGTCCTGGATCTGGTAGCCCTCGGCCACCACCTTGGCCTGCGCCTCGCTGAATTCCGGCCCGCCCGGCTGGGCGAGGTTGCGGAAGGCCAGCAGATGCGCGGAGTGGCAGGAGGCGCAGACTTCCTTGAACACCTGGAAGCCGCGCTGAAGCTGCGCCCGGTCGTACTTGCCGAACGGGCCCGCGAAGCTCCAGTCCTCGCGGTGCGGCTTGGGGCCGCCCTCGGCAGCCAGCGCCGGGACGGCGAGGCCGAGGACCAGCGAGGCCACGGCCAGCGGACGGAGAAGGGAGGAACGGAAGGACATGGTGTTGCTCATCGTGTTCCGCTCAACCCTTGGTCTGCGGCGCCGAGACGCCCGCGGAGGCAGGAGCCGCGCCCTTGTTCTTGCCCAGCACGGCCTCGGTTATGGAGGCCGGGATGGCCTTCGGCTTCTCGAACAGGCCGAGCAGCGGAAGGATGATCAGGAAGTGCGCGAAATAGTAGACCGTCAGGATACGGCCGGCGATCACGTAACCGCCCTCCGCCGGCTTGGAGCCGAGCCAGCCGAGGCCGATGCAGGCCGCCAGCCAGATCCAGAAGAACTGCTTGTAGAGCGGGCGGTAGACCGCCGAGCGCACCTTGGAGGTGTCCAGCCACGGCACGAAGAACAGCACCAGAATGGCGCCGAACATCGTGAGCACGCCGCCGAGCTTGTCCGGCACCGCGCGCAGCATCGCGTAGAACGGCAGGTAGTACCATTCGGGCACGATGTGGGCGGGCGTCACCAGCGGGTTGGCCGGGATGTAGTTGTCGGCGTGGCCGAGATAGTTCGGGATATAGAACAGGAACCACGCGAAGAAGATCAGGAAGCAGACCATGCCGAACCCGTCCTTGATCGTCGCGTAGGGCGTGAAGGGCACGGTGTCCTTCGCGCTCTTCGGCTCGACGCCGGTCGGGTTGTTCTGGCCGACCACATGCAGCGCCCAGACGTGCAGGATGACGACGCCGGCGATCATGAAGGGCAGCAAATAGTGCAGCGAGAAGAAGCGGTTCAGCGTCGGGTTGTCGACGGCGAAGCCGCCCCACAGCCACTCGACGATGGTCGGTCCGACGACCGGGAAGGCCGAGAACAGGTTGGTGATGACGGTGGCGCCCCAGAAGCTCATCTGGCCCCACGGCAGCACGTAGCCCATGAAGGCGGTCGCCATCATCAGCAGGTAGATGATCACGCCGAGGATCCACAGCACCTCGCGGGGGTTCTTGTAGGACCCGTAATAGAGGCCGCGGAACATGTGGATGTACACCGCGATGAAGAACATCGAGGCGCCGTTGGCGTGGATGTAGCGGATCAGCCAGCCATAGCTGACGTCGCGCATGATGTGCTCGACCGAATCGAAGGCCAGCGTCACGTGCGGGGTGTAGTGCATCACCAGCACGACGCCGGAGATGATCTGCACGCCGAGCATCAGCGACAGGATGCCGCCGAAGGTCCACCAGTAATTCAGGTTC comes from Ancylobacter sp. TS-1 and encodes:
- the ychF gene encoding redox-regulated ATPase YchF, with product MGFKCGIVGLPNVGKSTLFNALTQTAAAQAANYPFCTIEPNVGDVAVPDPRLETLAKIAGSQQIIPTRLTFVDIAGLVRGASKGEGLGNQFLANIRECDAIAHVVRCFEDSDVTHVEGKLAPVSDIETIETELMLADLESLEKRAGALEKKAKGGDKDAKELLDLMTRALVLLREGKPARLVEVKPEEEKAFRMLGLLSSKPVLYVCNVEEASAKNGNSLSAEVFARAAEEGAKAVVVSAKIESEIAVLPAEEQKDYLEAIDLEEPGLNRIIRTGYELLKLVTYFTVGPKEARAWTITSGTKAPGAAGVIHTDFEKGFIRAETIAFDDYVKGNGEAGARDAGRLRLEGKEYVVADGDVLHFRFNN
- a CDS encoding MaoC family dehydratase produces the protein MLFWEDFQEGHVATSGRYVVGREEIVAFAHDYDPLPIHLDDSAAEATRLGGLSASGWHLCCIFMRLAADGFLNGSDCLGSPGLDEVRFLKPVHPGTVLSLRREVLETRSSKSRPEMGLVRFRFELVDAAGAVMADLVGTVLFGRRNPGFRPI
- a CDS encoding MaoC family dehydratase — protein: MRFFEDIEIGAVTRLGSYSFTEGEIVAFARAWDPQAFHLDAAAGARTHFGGLVASGWQSVVVSARLRAQAWARDHENLARAGLRAPRIGPSPGFKDLKWLRPVRPGDTLTFESEVTAKKPSTTRPEWGLVFTRETGTDQHGRLAFELTNCIFVERLEA
- a CDS encoding cytochrome c1; translated protein: MSNTMSFRSSLLRPLAVASLVLGLAVPALAAEGGPKPHREDWSFAGPFGKYDRAQLQRGFQVFKEVCASCHSAHLLAFRNLAQPGGPEFSEAQAKVVAEGYQIQDGPNDAGDMFDRPGRLSDHWPSPFPNEQAARASNGGAYPPDFSTLAKARTYEVGFPGFLIDIVTQYQEQGPDYIHALLNGYKEPPEGFTVPEGAHYNAYFPGHAIKMPQPISDGQVTYTDGTPETTDQYSRDVTAFMMWVAEPHLEARKRIGFQVFIFLIIFAGLLYFTKKKVWKSVGH
- a CDS encoding cytochrome b/b6, yielding MSGHSTFEPKHPALKWFESRLPLVGLIHSSFVSYPTPRNLNYWWTFGGILSLMLGVQIISGVVLVMHYTPHVTLAFDSVEHIMRDVSYGWLIRYIHANGASMFFIAVYIHMFRGLYYGSYKNPREVLWILGVIIYLLMMATAFMGYVLPWGQMSFWGATVITNLFSAFPVVGPTIVEWLWGGFAVDNPTLNRFFSLHYLLPFMIAGVVILHVWALHVVGQNNPTGVEPKSAKDTVPFTPYATIKDGFGMVCFLIFFAWFLFYIPNYLGHADNYIPANPLVTPAHIVPEWYYLPFYAMLRAVPDKLGGVLTMFGAILVLFFVPWLDTSKVRSAVYRPLYKQFFWIWLAACIGLGWLGSKPAEGGYVIAGRILTVYYFAHFLIILPLLGLFEKPKAIPASITEAVLGKNKGAAPASAGVSAPQTKG